The region GCCCGCTGACTGTGGCATAATGCGACAATGCGTTCACAATTGTCTCGATTCGTAGACAGCAGCGAGGCGGCCTTCGGCCCGCAAGCCGCGTATTTGCTGGGGTGGAAGCTGGCATAATTCTTGCATGGATAATTGAGGGTGGAAATTATACAGCGGGTGGAATGCAGATACGAGGGAAAAGAGAAGGATATTAAAGAAAATTAAGAAAATTACCCAATTTTTGCACGAATTTCAAATTTTTTATTCTAAATTTCCGACGTCAGCAGGATTTTACCGGCTACTTGCGGAACAGACATAAGTATTGCTTATAACACCTGTCTTCTTTTGCTCGCATCTAGCGCGGTCGTACCGGGGATAATATCTGCGTAGGAAGCGGGGTGGGGCTGGTGAAACGGGATGACAGGCGCCAGCTTATGGCGGCGTTTGGTATGGTGGGCAATGTCGGCATCGGCATGGTCGCTTCGGCTGCCGTGGGCTTGATCGGCGGCCGCTTCATCGACAACTGGCTGGATTCCAGTCCTTGGGCGACGGTAATCGGCACGCTGCTCGGCCTGATCGCCGGATTATGGTCCGCCTATAAAAGGGTCGCCAGTGATGAATAGCCCCGGATTAGCCGATTCACGGGAAACTCTGGGCCGGGTGGCGAGAAAACTACTGCTGCAGTTGTCGGCGTGGGCCGCAACCGTCGTCGGCGTTCTATATTTTACCGGTCACGGCGACAAAATCGCCGGCTTTCTGGCGGGTACGGCTATCAGCGCTGTTTATGGGCTGCTCGTCTGCTACCGGGTGAGACGCAGCGCTTCGCTGTCGCCGCAAAAAGCGGTGGCCTATATGCGGACAGGCTGGCTGATTCGGCTCGCGTTTATCGTTTTGGCGCTGGCCTGGTCGCTCAAGGTGCCGTCGCTGAATTTCGGCGCCGTGGTGGCGGGCCTGCTGTCATTGCAGATAATAATCTTCGTCAACGGATTCTATCTGGTGGTCAGGCATTCAACAGCCAAGTAATCTACGAAGAAAGGGGTGAAACATATGGGACATGGGGGACACGAAATCGGTTCACATAAAGTAGCCCACTTCTTCGGCTTTGCCTTCAACATGGATACGCTCTACATGACATGGATGGTCATGGCCATCGTTATCGTTCTGGCGATACTTGCCGTCCGCCGTCTCGAAACTGTGCCGCGGGGCATGCAGAACGCCTTCGAAATGGCGATCGAGGCCATCGGCGGTCAGGTCGATGCGACTATCGGGCCCAACAGCAGGAAGGTCGCGCCGCTATTGATCACGCTGTTTGTCTTCCTGCTGACTTCCAACTGGCTGGGCCTGGTGCCGGGCTTCACCTCCCCGACTAACGATCTCAACACTACTCTCGGTCTGGCGCTGATGATCATCGGCTTCGTCCACGTACTGGGAGTAGGCCATCACGGGTTGAGCCATTTCAAGCACTTTATCCAGCCGCATCCTCTGTTCTTGCCGATCAACATCATCGAGGAAATAGCCCGGCCGATAACGCTGTCTTTCCGTCTATTCGGCAATATCATGGCCGGAGAGATTCTGATAATCCTGATCGCCGCGCTGCCGCTATATTACGGCGAGCCGCTGGTCGGCGTGCTCTGGCTGGGCTTCAGCGTGATCGTCGGCCTGATCCAGGCTTTCATCTTTACCATGCTGTCGACATCCTACCTGAGCAACTCGCTCAAGGAAGAGCACCATTAGTCGAGACTAATCCCAAATCAGCCTAAATATAAGGAGGAAACCACTGTGGAACACGCAATCATCGTAGCCGCCTCGGTAATCGCCGCTGCGCTGGCAATCGGACTGGCCGCTTTCGGCGCCGCTATGGGCGACGGGCAGGTAACCGCCAAAGCTATCGAGGGGATGGCCAGACAGCCGGAAGCCAAAGGCACCATTCTGGTCAACATGTTCATCTCCGTCGGCTTGATCGAGTCCATTCCCATTATCGCTGCGGTTATCGCCCTGGTGCTGGTGTTTGCCAATCCGTTCATCAAGTAAATGATTTTGCTGGGCGACGGGAGCATTTTCCCGTCGCCTCCCTTAAGCCTTGCAGAGGAGGGGCAACGACTTGGTTGAGTTGAATGCTACGCTGATAGCGCAAATCATAAATTTTCTGCTCTTGGCCTACATTCTGAAGAAATTTGTCTTTGGGAAGGTTCTCCAGGCGATGAGCGACCGCCAGGCGCGTATCGCCGGCAGTATTGAGTCGGCCGACCGCGAGCGGGCGGCTGCCGAGGAGCTTAAGCGCGAGTACCAGGAACAGCTCGCTCAGGCCCGGACTCAGGCCCAGACAATCGTCGAGAAGGCCACCAAGCTCGCCGAACAGGCGAAAGACGACATTATCAAGGAAGCACGGGCCGAGCACGCCCGTCTCATGAAGGAAGCCCAGGAAGAGATTGCCCGCGAGCGCGAGCGGGCCGTGGCCGAGCTCAGGAATGAGGTCGTGTCCCTGTCCATCGCCGCCGCCGGCAAAATTATCGGGCAGAACCTGGATGCCAACGCTAACGCCAAACTGGTCAGCGATTTCATCAATAATCTCGACGGACAGAAAATAGGTGGTGTCCAATGATCGCCAGCCAACTCGCCCTGAGGTACGCCGAGGCCTTGTACGAGATCGCGGCCGAGAAAGAGGCGCTCGACGGCGTGGAGAAACAGTTGGGCATCGTGGAAGAGACGCTCGTCGAATTCGGCGAACTGGCAACGCTTTTATATCATCCGCAGGTGCCGCTCGCGGCCAAGAAGGAAACGATCACCAAGGTCTTCGGACCGCAGGTTGACGACTATGTTCGCAACTTCCTGCTCCTGCTCGTCGATAAGCGCCGTGAGACGGCGCTCCCGGCGATCATCAGGGAGTACAGGCAGTTGGCCAACAAGGCTCGCAACATCGCCGAAGCCGAAGTGACCACGGCCATGCCGCTGGCGGAGGGCGACAAACAAGCCCTGGCCGCCAAGCTGAGCGCCGTTACCGGCAAAAAGATCGTGCTCAACACCCGCGTCGACGGAAGCATCGTCGGCGGCGTGGTGGTTAAGATCGGCGACAAACTGATCGACGGCAGCGTGGTCCGTCAGCTCGAAACCCTGAAGGCGGCGCTGCTCAAGACCGAAGTGAGTAAGATTGGGGTGACTTACTGAGTATGAAACTGAGGCCTGAAGAAATTACGGCAATCATCAAGCAACAGATAGAGCGCTACCAGGTCGACCTCAACGTAGACGACGTCGGCACGGTCATCGAAGTCGGCGACGGCATCGCCCGCATCCATGGCCTGGAGAAGGCCATGGCCGGCGAGCTCCTCGAGTTTCCGAACAGCGTCTACGGCATGGTTCTCAATCTTGAGGAAGACAATGTCGGCGCCGTTCTTCTGGGTGGCGAGCTGCTGATAAAAGAAGGCGACACCGTGCGCCGCACCGGCCGCATCATGCAGGTGCCGGTCGGCGACGCGATGGTCGGCCGGGTCGTCAACGCCATCGGCCAGCCGATCGACGGCAAAGGTCCGATCGACACCAAGGAGTTCCGGCCGGTCGAGTACCGCGCTCCCGGCATTGCCGACCGCCAGTCGGTCAAGGAGCCTCTCCAGACGGGTATCAAGGCCATCGACGCCATGATCCCCATCGGCCGCGGCCAGCGCGAACTTATCATCGGCGACCGCGGCACCGGCAAGACGGCCATCGCCATCGACACGATCATCAATCAGAAAGGCCACGGCGTTATTTGCATCTATGTGGCCATCGGCCAGAAAGCGTCCACCGTCGCCCGCGTCGTTCATACCCTTGAGGAAGCCGGCGCGATGGAATATACCATCGTCGTCGCCGCCACCGCTTCCGACAGCGCGCCCCTGCAGTATCTCGCGCCTTACGCCGGGGTTACGATGGGCGAACATTTCATGTACAAAGGCGGCGCCGTGCTGTGCGTCTACGACGACCTCTCCAAGCACGCCACCGCTTACCGCGCCATGTCGCTGCTGCTTCGCCGCCCGCCGGGCCGCGAGGCTTATCCGGGCGACGTGTTCTACCTACACTCCCGTCTGCTGGAACGGGCCGCCAAGCTGTCCGATGAACTGGGGGGCGGCTCGATCACCGCGCTGCCGGTCATTGAGACGCTGGCCGGCGACGTTTCCGCCTATATTCCCACCAACGTTATTTCGATCACCGACGGCCAGATATTCCTGGAGAGCGAGCTGTTCTACTCCGGCACTCGTCCGGCCATCAACGCCGGTATTTCCGTGTCTCGCGTCGGCGGCTCCGCCCAGATCAAGGCCATGAAGCAGGTCGCCGGCCGTCTGCGCCTCGACCTCGCCCAGTACCGCGAAATGGCGGCCTTCGCCCAGTTCGGCTCCGACCTCGATAAAGCGACCAAGGCGCTCCTCGACCGCGGCCAGCGGATGACCGAGATCCTCAAACAGCCGCAGTACGAGCCGGTACCGGTGGAAGAGCAGGTCCTGACGATCTATGCCGGCGTAAACGGCTACCTGGACAGCATCCCCATCGACCAGGTCGTCCATTTCGAGCAGGATTTCATCAAATTCATGAAGGCTAATTACGCCGAGATCGGCAAAACCATCCGCGAGAAAAAGGTCATCGACAAAGAGACCGAAGCCGCGCTCAAGGAAGCCCTCAAAGAGTTCAAAGACACTTTCGCGGCTTACGATAAGACCGGCGCGCAAGCGGGGTGATAACTGATGGCCAGTACTCGGGACATACGGCGCCGCATTAAGAGCGTCAAAAACATCCAGCAGATCACCAAAGCCATGAAGATGGTGGCAGCGGCCAGGCTGCGCCGGGCCCAGGAACGGGCCAACTCCAGCCGCCCCTACACCGACAAGATCCGTGAGATTCTCGCCGGCGTGGCGAGCGGAGCCAAGGAATCCGGGCATCCGCTCCTGGCGGTGCGGGAGGTCAAGCGTACGGCCTACCTCATTATCGGGGCCGACAAGGGTCTGGCGGGGGCGTACACCTCCAATCTCCTGCGCGAGGTGCTGCCCAACGTCAGCGGCCGGGACGACGTCCATCTGCTAACCGCCGGCCGCAAGGTGCGGGATTACTTCCGGCGCAGGGGCTATACCATCGATCAGCAGTATACCGGATTTTCCGAGAAGCCGACCTATGACATAGCCGTCAGTATGGCCCGCGACGTGGCTTCGGCCTACGAGCGCGGCGAATACGACGAGGTCTATCTGGTCTACACCCGCTTCTTCTCGCCCATCAACCATAAGCCGACCACCGTGAAACTGCTGCCAGTCGACACCGATACGGCGCACGGGGAAGAACAGCCGCGCGAGTACATCTTTGAGCCGTCGGCGGAAGAAGTGCTGGGGCTGCTGTTGCCGAAGTACCTGGAAACGGTCGTTTTCGGCGCCCTTCTCCAGTCGGCGGCCAGCGAACTGGGGGCCAGGATGACGGCCATGGGTTCGGCCACCGACAACGCCCAGGAGCTTATATCCAAGCTGGTTCTCAACTACAACAAGATTCGCCAGGCGAACATCACCCGCGAGATTTCCGAGATCGTGGGCGGCGCCGAGGCCCTCAAATAGTAAAACGCCGCTGCCGAATGAGGCCGGGACGCCGGACGCCCGAAGGGCGCGACGCGGACGGGCCGCACGCGGCAACGAGCAGGAGGGGACAGAATGAACACTGGTAGAGTAATTCAAGTCATCGGGCCTGTCGTTGACGTCGAATTTCCCCCGGAGCACCTGCCTCCGATTTATAACGCCGTCAAAATCGACGAGCAGGTCGGCGAAGTAAGAGTAAAACTGACGGTGGAAGTCATGCAGCACCTCGGCGACAACGTCGTCCGTTGCGTGGCCATGTCGTCCACCGACGGCCTGACCCGCGGCATGAAGGCCGAGGATACCGGCTCGCCGATCAAGGTTCCCGTAGGCAAGGGCACGCTGGGCAGGGTATTCAACGTGCTGGGCGAAACGGTCGACAACGACGACCGCCCGGTCGAAGCCGACGATTATTGGCCCATCCACCGTCCGGCTCCGTCCTTCGAGGACCAGGAGACGGCGACCACCATCCTTGAGACGGGGATCAAGGTCGTCGACCTCATCGCCCCCTACGCCAAAGGCGGCAAGATCGGCCTGTTCGGCGGCGCGGGCGTCGGCAAGACGGTTATCATCATGGAGCTTATCCGCAACATCGCCACCGAGCACGGCGGCTTCTCGGTCTTCTCGGGCGTTGGCGAGCGCACCCGCGAAGGCAACGACCTGTGGACGGAGATGAAGGAGTCCGGGGTTATCGACAAAACCGCTCTGGTTTACGGCCAGATGAACGAGCCGCCCGGAGCGAGGATGCGCGTCGGCCTCACCGGCCTGACGGTGGCCGAATACTTCCGCGATAAGGGCGGCCAGGACGTGCTGCTGTTCATCGACAACATCTTCCGCTTCATCCAGGCCGGCTCGGAGGTTTCGGCCCTCCTCGGCCGCATGCCGTCCGCAGTCGGTTACCAGCCCACGCTGAACACCGACGTCGGCGCCCTGCAGGAACGCATCACTTCGACCAAAAAAGGCTCGATCACATCGGTGCAGGCCGTGTACGTGCCGGCCGACGACCTTACCGACCCGGCGCCGGCGGCGACCTTCGCCCATCTCGACGCCACCACCGTTCTCTCGCGTCAGATTTCCGAGCTGGGCATCTATCCGGCGGTCGATCCTCTCGACTCAACCTCGAGGATTCTCGACCCCCACGTAATCGGCCAGGAGCACTACGAAGTGGCCCGCGGCGTGCAGGAAGTGCTGCAGCGCTACAAGGAGCTGCAGGACATCATCGCCATCCTCGGCATGGAGGAGCTCTCCGACGACGACAAGCTCACCGTGTCCCGGGCCCGCAAGATCCAGCGCTTCCTGAGCCAGCCCTTCTTCGTGGCCGAAGCGTTCACCGGCACGCCGGGCAAATACGTGCCCCTCAAGGAGACTATCCGCGGCTTCAAGGAAATCCTCGCCGGCAAGCACGACGATCTGCCTGAGCAAGCCTTCTTTATGTGTGGCCCAATCGAAGATGTGGTGGAAAAGGCGCGCCAGATCAAGGGGGAATAAGCTGTGGCCAATACCATCCGGCTTGATATCGTCACCCCTGAACGCATCGTCTATTCCGACGACGTCAATATGGTGATCGCCCGGGCCACCGACGGCGATATCGGCATCCTGCCCGGACATGCCCCGCTGGTGGCCGGCATGGACATCTGGCCGCTCCGGGTTATCAAGGACGAGGGTGAGCGCCAGATATCCGTGTGTGGCGGGTTTATCGAGGTCCGGCCCGACAAGGTTACTGTCCTGGCGTCCTGTGCCGAGCTGCCCGACGAGATCGACGTCAAGCGGGCCGAAGCTGCACGCGCCAGAGCCGAAGGCCGCATCAAGGACGCCACCCCCAATGTCGACATGGCCAGGGCCGAAGCCGCCCTGCGACGGGCGATAATTCGCCTGCGGGTGGCCGAAGGCGGCAAAACACGGGATATTTGAGCATAACGCAAGGCCGGGGATAACCTCCCCGGCTTTTTGTATTCTAAGCAGCGCCAATAATTACATGCATAGCTCCCCTAAAAACTGGCAAGAATAAGCTTAGAGAAGGATGGGGAGTAGTATGCGCAGAAGTATTTGCTATGCGTTGATGGCCGGCTTCCTTTTTTTGTCGCTGTTCGTCTGGGTCCAAGCGGGCGACGCTGTCCACGCCACGCGGGTCGGGTTACTCAGCGAGGCCATGGAAGCCACCGGGGCGGTGACGGAAACCGTCGCTTTCAACGCTTGGTCGGAGTTGCCTGATGCCGAGCTGAGCGATGACGAACTAAAGCGCGTTGTCCGGGCGTCGATGGCGAAGCTGGGTTACGCTAAGGGACAATACGACCTAAAGCTGACCCGCAGCGAGCGCCATCGCCTCGTCAGGGCGGAGGCATCCGGCTCCGGCCGTCGTATCGCCGTCATTGCCCAAATCGTCTATCCTGTCTGGGACAGGAAAAGACCCGAGGCGTACCTGGTGGTCAACACCGAGTCTCAGGCTGCGGAGGCCGACATCTCCCTGCTTCGCAGCCGGGTAGCCGACGCCGGAGCCTGCGGCGGAGGCAGCGCGCGGATATCCACTTGCCTGGTGGGCTGGCTTGATGGTAAACTAGATAAGGAAAAGTGGCCAGAAAAACTACATGCGGCCGGACAAGTCCTCGGCGCAACGGACGCCGAACTGACCGTCCAGCCGGGATACGCCGGCATGACGGGGTTTTCCCCCGAGCTGCCGGAAAGCATCGTCGTAGGCGACAAGCGGATCAACATTAATCTTGCCATCCGCTACAGCCCTTACGACAACCGCACCTATGTAGTCATCGCCTCGCCGGTGATAACCGGCGAATATTAGCAGCAAGCGGTGGGAGGAAAGTAAGTGGAAAGACTGATAGTCAGCGGGGGGAAAAGACTGTCCGGCAGCGTTAAGATCAGTGGCGCCAAGAACGCCGTGTTGCCGATAATCGCGGCCTCGCTACTGGGGACGACGACCAGCAGGCTGGAGGAGATACCCGCCCTCGAGGACGTTGGGACGATCAGCGAGGTGCTGGGGCATCTCGGCGTAGCCGTCTCGAAAGAAGAGGAAGGAACGCTGATCGTTGACAGCGCCGGCCTCTCCTGCTGCGAAGCGCCCTACGAGCTTGTCCGCAAAATGCGGGCATCCTTCCTCGTAATGGGTCCTCTCCTCGCCAGAGCCGGTCAGGCGCGCATTTCCCTGCCGGGCGGCTGCGCTATCGGCACCAGGCCGATCGATCTTCACCTCAAGGGATTCGAGGCTCTGGGGGCGGAAATCGTCCTCGGTCACGGTTATATCGAAGCCCGGACGAAGCAGCGGCTGAAAGGGGCGCGGATCTATCTCGACTTTCCCAGCGTCGGCGCTACCGAGAACATCATGATGGCCGCTTCTCTGGCCGAAGGGCAGACAATCCTCGAAAATCCCGCCGAAGAGCCGGAAATCGTCGACCTGGCCAACTACCTCAACACCATGGGAGCGAGGATCCGCGGCGCGGGGACCAATGTCATCCGCATCGAGGGGGTCAAAGAACTAAAAGGCACCACCCATGCCGTTATCCCTGACCGGATCGAAGCCGGCACCTACATGGTGGCAGCGGCGATCACCGGCGGCGACGTCTGGTTGGAGAGCGCCCTGTCCGAGCATCTCAAGCCGGTCACCGCCAAGCTTAAGGAAGCGGGCGTGACGATCGAAGAAAAGATCGACGGGGTGATGGTCCGCGGCACGGCATCGGTCAAGGCGGTGGACGTCAAAACTCTCCCCTATCCCGGATTCCCCACCGACATGCAGTCTCAGTTTATGACACTGATGACGGTGGCCAACGGCACGAGCGTAATCACCGAGACGGTGTTCGAGAACCGCTTCATGCATGTGGACGAACTCAAGCGCATGGGGGCGAGCATTAAGATCGAAGGCCGCAGCGCGATTGTGGAGGGGGTGCCCAAACTGACCGGCTGCCCGGTCAAGGCGACCGACCTCAGGGCCGGCGCGGCGCTGGTGCTGGCGGGCCTGGTGGCTGACGGCAAAACCGAGATAAGCTGCATTCATCATATTGATCGCGGTTATGAGGATATTGTCGGCAAACTGACCAACCTGGGCGCGGATATCGTCCGGGTGGGATAAATGGAAGTAATAAGGGGCGGCCGGAGGGCCGCTCCTTTAGCTTGTCATATAATGCTAACCCCTCGCATATGATTGGACACATAAGTGCGGGAGGGGCGGGCGTGAAAAAGGTGTTGGCGCTGACCGTAGTGCTTGTCATCGTCGTTGTCATCGTGATCCCCGCCGTGGTGCTCTATGGTTTGGGCGGTCCTGCGGGAACGCGGTCGACGGGCATCAGGAAAGGCGAGGACATCCCGATCAGGGTTTATCTTCACGACCAGGACCGGATCGTGGAAATGAGCCTGGAAGAGTATGTAAAAGGCATGGTGGCGGCCGAGATGCCGGCCGAGTTCGAGCTTGAGGCCCTTAAGGCCCAGGCGGTGGCGGGCAGAACGTATGCAGTCAAACAGATGGCGCTGTTTGGCGGCGGCGGGTTGGCGAACCGGCCGGGAGCCGACGTTAGCACGAATCCTGCCGAAAGCCAGGCGTGGATGAGCACTCTCCAACTGCGCGACAGATGGGGTCCGTTTGCATTTGACCGCTACTGGGCCAAAATCGGCCGGGCGGTCGAGGAAACGCGAGGACTGATCGCGACCTATAACAGCGAGCCAATCAACGCCGTCTTTCATTCCACCAGCGGCGAGCGTACGGCTTCCGCACAAGAGGTGTGGGGATTTGACTATCCCTATCTCAGAAGCGTGGTCTGCACCTGGGACAAAAAGTCGCCCCGCTACAGCGACAGCCGGGAATACAGCTTAGTCGAACTCGAGCAGCGCCTCGGCTCGGATGCCGGGGTTGTGGCGGCCGCCCAGGGCGGCGGCGGATCGGTTGCCCAGATTATCGACCGGACCGAGTCCGGCCGGGTATCAAAGGCCAGGGTGGGCAGCAAAACATTCTCCGGTCTCGACCTCCGCAAGAAGCTCGAGCTGCGTTCGGCCAATTTCACCATGGAATCCAAGGACGGCAAGGTGGTATTCAAGACCACCGGCTACGGCCACGGCGTGGGCATGTGCCAATACGGCGCGAACGGCATGGCCAAGGAAGGCAGGAGCTTTCGCGACATCCTGACCTATTACTACACCGGCGTCAAGATCGCCAGCATCCACGAATCGTAAATGCAGCGAGCAGTCTGTATAGGCCATTCAGACCCCCCGGATACGAGGCGGCCCGGGCATGCGAGCGAGGCGTACTTGAGATGTACGGCGAGCGAGCACGCGCAGGGCCGAGAAAGTAGACGGGGGGTTACCAATGGCTGAAAAAGGGAATAATGGGATTGTGAGGTGATTTACAATGCCCATTAAACCCTGGCCGGAAGATCTTTTTGCAGAATTAAAGCGGCTTGGTGAGCGGCGGACATGGACGGCGGCGCGTCCGGTGTACGTCGCTACCGGACTGGTCATCATGGCCTCCATACTCATGCTGGTTGTGGTCAGCGGCGTCAGGCAGCCGGCCGTGCCGGTCCCCACAGCCCCGCAAATCAGCCGGGAGGCGCCCTCGGCGACGGCGGTACGCCAGTTGAAGCCTGCGGGAGGCGCGGCGGAGGTGCAGGCGGCTGACCCTCAACAGGTTAAGCAGGCAGTGGAGCGGAGCTCCGGACCGCTCACGCCCGGCAACAAGCCCCATAGACCTGTTGCCGGGGCGGTGACGGTGGGCTTCGGCTGGCAGCTTCACCCTTCGTATGGCGACTGGCGCTACCATCCTGGCGTCGATATCGCCGCGCCGGCCGGCGGCGGCGTAAAGGCGATGCTGGGCGGCCGGGTAACGGAGATTTATAAGGACAGGCAGTACGGCCTGTCCGTGACGGTGGCCGGCGGCGGTTACACCGTCCATTACGGATCGCTGGCTTCCGTCGCCGTCGCCAAAGATCAGCAGCTTTTTGCCGGTACTTCCATAGGCAGCGTCGGTGAGGCGCCCCACGAGCGCTTTCCTCATCTCCACCTGGCGGTAAAAAACGGCGATAACTATGTCGATCCTCAGGAAATATTGGTAAAATGCGAATAGCCTTTTTCCGCCCGCCTGCCCCGTCAGCGGCCGAAAATGCGTGACATGTCACGCATTTTTTTATTTTGTCCGCATATACATGGTAGCAAACGGAGGGCGAGGGGGAAATTGGGATATGAAGGACTATATCCGCAAGCGGGTGCTGGACATCTGTAATCACATACTCGATAGCAAGCATACGGTAAGACAGACGGCAACCGTTTTCGGGGTGAGCAAAAGCACCGTACATAAAGATATGATAGAGCGACTGCCCACCATCAACAAGCGCCTGGCGAACAAGGTGCGCCACATACTGGAGATCAACAAGGCCGAACGCCACATTCGCGGCGGCGAGGCGACCAGGAAGAAGTATAAAGATGGCAAAGAAAATAGTGAGAAATAAAAGGAATTACTGTCATAAGATAGAACTATTAGTTATTATTTATTGCAAAGAGTAACACTGTTCGAGTTAGCTCTTTTTTTTGGCCGCGGAGGGACAAGCTTCAGGAGATTGCAGTAGCGGAAAGGAGTTTCGGAATGTTCGGAATGTCGATGGATATCGGAGTGGACTTGGGAACGGCTACCGTACTCGTATATATAAAGGGCAAGGGAATCGTGCTGCGCGAGCCGTCGGTCGTGGCAATCGACCGCGATACCAACCGCATCATCGCGATAGGGGAGGAAGCCCGCCGGATGCTGGGGAGGACGCCGGGCAACATCGTGGCCATCCGTCCTTTGCGGGAAGGCGTCATTGCCGATTACGACACCACGGAAAGCATGTTGAGGCATTTCATCGAGAAGGTTGCCGGCAGGAGCATGTTCTTCAAGCCGCGCATCATGGTGTGCGTGCCATCCGGCGTCACAACGGTGGAGAAAAGGGCGGTGCTGGAGGCGGCCATGCAGGCGGGGGCCCGCAAGACGTATCTGATCGAAGAACCGCTGGCGGCGGCACTCGGCGCCGGCCTGGTCATATCCGAACCGTGCGGCTCGATGGTCGTCGATATCGGCGGCGGCACTACCGACGTTGCGGTGCTAAGCCTCGGCGGCATCGTCGTCAGCGAGTCGCTCAGGGTCGGCGGCGACAAATTTGACGAAGCGCTGGTGCGCTATATCAAGAAGGAATACAATATCATGATCGGCGAACGTACCGCTGAGGAGATCAAGGTCAACGTCGGCACGGCATTCCCGTCCGGCCGCAACGAATCGATGGAAATCCGCGGCCGCGACCTGGTGTCCGGTCTGCCGAAAACGATGCGGATCGGCTCCACCGAGACCCGTGAGGCGCTGGCGGAACCCATCTCCCTCATAATCGAGTGTGTCAAGACGGTGCTGGAAAAAACGCCGCCTGAACTGGCGGCCGACATCGTCGACCGCGGCATCGTTATGACCGGCGGCGGCTCGTTGCTTCACGGGCTGGACAGGCTCATCAGCCAGGAGACAGGTATACCGACCTATCTGGCCGACGACCCGCTGTCTTGCGTGGCGCTGGGTACGGGCAAGGCGCTGGAGTCTCTCGAAACCATTCAGGATTCGCTTACGACAATCAAAAAAGGCAGCATTGCCTGATATCGGCCGTCCGGGGGATCAATCCCCGGACGGCTGCTTTTCTCTGTTTTTTCCACAACTTTCCTGGCTGAAAGTGCTTAAGAAATCGCCCGATTCACCGATAAATAGAATAGGAGGTGAATGGATGATACGGGGAATTTATGTCGCCGGGTCGGGAATGATGACCGAGGCGACGAGGACCGACGTTATTGCCAACAACCTCGCCAACGCAAGCACGGCGGGCTATCGCAAAGATGTCGCCATCGGCAAGGATTTCCGCAGCATGCTCATCCGGCGGATCAATGACGGGCCGAACAGCCCGCTTATCGGCAGTATGGGGGTCGGCTCGGTGATCGACGAGGTCGCCACCATCCACGAGCAGGGGGGCATAAGACCGACCGGCAATAAGTTTGATCTGGCCATCGAAGGCCGTGGCTTTTTCGCGGTCGAGACTCCCGCCGGGGTGCGCTACACCCGCAACGGCGGCTTCACCCGCAGCGCCCAGGGCGAGCTGGTGACCGTGGACGGGTATCGGGTGCTGGGTCAGGGCGGAGCCATCCAGCTGGGCGATCCCGAAAGCCAGGTGTATATCGCCGACGACGGGCGGGTGATGGTGGACGACGCCGAAGCCGACACGCTGCGAATTGCCGACTTCGCCGACGTTAAGCGGCTGGTCAAGGAGGGCGCCAACCTGTTCGCCGCAGCGCCGGGCCAACAGGAAGAGCCGGTGGCGGGCATTACGGTGCGCGCGGGCTATCTTGAGCACTCCAACGTTAACGTAGTCGCCGAGATGGTCAACCTCATCGCTGGCTACAGGGCGTACGAGATCAACG is a window of Selenomonadales bacterium 4137-cl DNA encoding:
- the atpD gene encoding F0F1 ATP synthase subunit beta produces the protein MNTGRVIQVIGPVVDVEFPPEHLPPIYNAVKIDEQVGEVRVKLTVEVMQHLGDNVVRCVAMSSTDGLTRGMKAEDTGSPIKVPVGKGTLGRVFNVLGETVDNDDRPVEADDYWPIHRPAPSFEDQETATTILETGIKVVDLIAPYAKGGKIGLFGGAGVGKTVIIMELIRNIATEHGGFSVFSGVGERTREGNDLWTEMKESGVIDKTALVYGQMNEPPGARMRVGLTGLTVAEYFRDKGGQDVLLFIDNIFRFIQAGSEVSALLGRMPSAVGYQPTLNTDVGALQERITSTKKGSITSVQAVYVPADDLTDPAPAATFAHLDATTVLSRQISELGIYPAVDPLDSTSRILDPHVIGQEHYEVARGVQEVLQRYKELQDIIAILGMEELSDDDKLTVSRARKIQRFLSQPFFVAEAFTGTPGKYVPLKETIRGFKEILAGKHDDLPEQAFFMCGPIEDVVEKARQIKGE
- a CDS encoding F0F1 ATP synthase subunit epsilon, whose product is MANTIRLDIVTPERIVYSDDVNMVIARATDGDIGILPGHAPLVAGMDIWPLRVIKDEGERQISVCGGFIEVRPDKVTVLASCAELPDEIDVKRAEAARARAEGRIKDATPNVDMARAEAALRRAIIRLRVAEGGKTRDI
- a CDS encoding YwmB family TATA-box binding protein — translated: MRRSICYALMAGFLFLSLFVWVQAGDAVHATRVGLLSEAMEATGAVTETVAFNAWSELPDAELSDDELKRVVRASMAKLGYAKGQYDLKLTRSERHRLVRAEASGSGRRIAVIAQIVYPVWDRKRPEAYLVVNTESQAAEADISLLRSRVADAGACGGGSARISTCLVGWLDGKLDKEKWPEKLHAAGQVLGATDAELTVQPGYAGMTGFSPELPESIVVGDKRININLAIRYSPYDNRTYVVIASPVITGEY
- the murA gene encoding UDP-N-acetylglucosamine 1-carboxyvinyltransferase — encoded protein: MERLIVSGGKRLSGSVKISGAKNAVLPIIAASLLGTTTSRLEEIPALEDVGTISEVLGHLGVAVSKEEEGTLIVDSAGLSCCEAPYELVRKMRASFLVMGPLLARAGQARISLPGGCAIGTRPIDLHLKGFEALGAEIVLGHGYIEARTKQRLKGARIYLDFPSVGATENIMMAASLAEGQTILENPAEEPEIVDLANYLNTMGARIRGAGTNVIRIEGVKELKGTTHAVIPDRIEAGTYMVAAAITGGDVWLESALSEHLKPVTAKLKEAGVTIEEKIDGVMVRGTASVKAVDVKTLPYPGFPTDMQSQFMTLMTVANGTSVITETVFENRFMHVDELKRMGASIKIEGRSAIVEGVPKLTGCPVKATDLRAGAALVLAGLVADGKTEISCIHHIDRGYEDIVGKLTNLGADIVRVG
- the spoIID gene encoding stage II sporulation protein D, with the protein product MKKVLALTVVLVIVVVIVIPAVVLYGLGGPAGTRSTGIRKGEDIPIRVYLHDQDRIVEMSLEEYVKGMVAAEMPAEFELEALKAQAVAGRTYAVKQMALFGGGGLANRPGADVSTNPAESQAWMSTLQLRDRWGPFAFDRYWAKIGRAVEETRGLIATYNSEPINAVFHSTSGERTASAQEVWGFDYPYLRSVVCTWDKKSPRYSDSREYSLVELEQRLGSDAGVVAAAQGGGGSVAQIIDRTESGRVSKARVGSKTFSGLDLRKKLELRSANFTMESKDGKVVFKTTGYGHGVGMCQYGANGMAKEGRSFRDILTYYYTGVKIASIHES
- a CDS encoding M23 family metallopeptidase; protein product: MPIKPWPEDLFAELKRLGERRTWTAARPVYVATGLVIMASILMLVVVSGVRQPAVPVPTAPQISREAPSATAVRQLKPAGGAAEVQAADPQQVKQAVERSSGPLTPGNKPHRPVAGAVTVGFGWQLHPSYGDWRYHPGVDIAAPAGGGVKAMLGGRVTEIYKDRQYGLSVTVAGGGYTVHYGSLASVAVAKDQQLFAGTSIGSVGEAPHERFPHLHLAVKNGDNYVDPQEILVKCE